GACCCATTGAAGTTGTTTCCAGTGAGCAGGTCATTTTGGCTGTTCTTTCCTTTTCTCCCTTTCCACACTGTAAGAGTAAATATTCATAGCTTATTTTTACCTGGGTGGAGGGTAGGTTATGCTACGATGTATTTCAATTTATCTGATATTATGTTGTAGCTTTTTGAATCTTTATGCAATTAAGGCTGAGAGAATGTACCTTGATGTGGAATGTTGTATTTTTCAGGTCCAAGCTGTATATAATGCCATGAGGAGGGATGACAGGATGAAATACTTTTTCTAATAAGTCAGATTGTATTTTTAGATATCAAGGTATGTCTACTCATGGCTGCTTTCTACTTGGGTCAATTTTATTCTCTAATTAAGCCAGGATAACCAATACATATCCCTGTATTAATCAGGATGAAAGTTGGTTATGTTTTATATTCTCTGAAGATGTGGCACACCAACTGTATGATTTCCTAGTATTAGTTTTGATAGTATAATAGATATtgttaattctcttttattgatGAGCTGGTTTTAGTTAAAACCATAAAAAGAGCTTCTTTCATGTATAAATAACTGGATGTCATCTCATCCTGATATTCTTAGTATTTTTAGTAACTAATAGATGTAAGGGGGAGAGGGAGACTCTCTTTCATTAGTCTTCAACACTTACTATTTTTAGTAACTACTCAAATTTGAGTTCTGTAAATGAAAAATAGTTGTAGGAGAGATAATCTCTATTGTAAGTCGACTCGGTTGATTTAGATTAGTCACGTTTCAATTTGCTTCTGAATATGGGTAGATTAAAACTGAACACGAGATTCTTGTCTTCCAATTCTGCCATGCATGTCAAGTGTTTAATTGGCATCCATACTCCTGTGAAATCTCAATCCGTACttaaaaataagcaaaaagcaTAAAGTTTCACAGACTTTAAATGATATCTACGAAGCATTGAAGGGGGGAAGTTTAAGAAAAAACAAGTCTTTTTCTAGTTCTAGGAATTAAGATGAAGCAGATGAACTGATGAAGAAAATCGTGAGTGACACGTGGTTGAACTTTCTTCAACACATTAGcgattttctctttttgtaaaattatttttttaagctattttttctgaaaatttagaatttaaaattaaaatttgagatttatgatttaaaatttgaatttaaaatttaagataaaatttaaaatattgactaacattgattgaaaaaatttgactCTAGTTAgattcaaattatatataaataattaagaaattaatttttaatcaatttagtcaattttttattatagaattattttttaaaaaaaaataattttctaattgAACTCATTATAAGTTATAGTGATTTATAGGAATACCTTGCTCTTATGCCACGATTATTTTTTAGCCGACTTGCCTTGGtgtcttttttctttaatttcgtTGATAACTTTACTCTCCGTCAGGTTCAGAGACAAACGACCCCACAATCAAGGAATgtctcagttttttttttaagtttaaaaaaatcgataattttaatttatattgaccaatatttttaattaaatttttaaatattattgactaattactaataaaaaaataaattattacgaccttttaatatttttttagtaatgtATATTAAATTCATAATAATCTGTCCTGAAGATTACTGACTGAGTTGTATTTGGCTTTGGACGTGAGATTTCTAACTGAGTTGTATTTGGCTTTGGACGTGAGATTCAGACTCTTTTTGAGGTAGCGTCCAACTTATTTCGTAGCCGAAGTGCCGCAGTTCAAGTTTTTCATGAAGACGTAGAGAGTGGTACTTACAAAAGATTTCGATACTTAAGTTATTATGGGTTTTAGACAGATTTTTAATAGATTAGGTCATGAATATACCTGAGACCTGAGGGTGTCagtatatttatagtagagttGATAACTACCTTTGATAGTGGATAACCGTTCCTTTTTGTTCGAATGATTATTAAGATCTCATTTATAGATGAGTAGGAGTTAGTTGAGATTCATTCAGATAAGTACGGTTGAGTCGGTTGTCGTTGCGTCCGACCTCTATGAGGTTGGATAGGAGTAGATGAGGCTACCTTTGTTGGGTGGGCTTTTATTCATTTTGGACTTGGCTATGTTTTTTGCACCAATATATGAACAGTGCTCTTACTCGAGGTCGAACTTTATGAAGTCGGGCTTGAGCAATTAGATGACTAAGTCGAAATGTTGAGCTGTGGAAAAGTCGTTTAGTAGTTTTGAGGTCTGAAGCCGATGAGGTCGGACAACTCAACATGATTTGAATGATGTAACGTTTTCATAACGCTACTCCATGACCATTTGTGCGATTTTTCCGTGCGCTATCATTTTGTTGTAATGTAGTTGTTTCTTTCTTAAAAGTTTTCGTTTGATGACCTGATATTACAAGTCGTTTTGATGTTATGTACGGCTTGCTTTCTTTATACAACATGTTTTTGGCCAAGTCGTTTTTCATGAActgatttaattatatattgaattaaaCCGGTTCAATCCTGGTTGAACCTCAGTTGAACCATTGAACTAGTTACTTAGAAAGACAAATCTAAGTTAAGGATCTCATGATCCtctcttcataaaatatttaggGAAAAGGGAAAGATGAGGGAAGAGTGTGAAGATAGTTTGTGATGTTGAAAGTAaggaattaaaaaaatgatgagaaagaaaagaaaagagtaaaAGAATCTAAAGAATCTCTGTCACAGGAGAGTAGAGAGTAGGAAtaaaagaaacgaaagaaagaacaaaaaaaaagaaataattagaGATATTGTTTGGCACTGAGAACGAGCTGGGATGATTGTGTACCTGCTGAAGATGAGAAGAGATATGGTAGTGAATCCACTGAGATTTACTTTCTAGAGATACATCGGCCAATTCAGGGGATGGCcgcacctgtaagacagaggttgcttacagaggttattGATACATACATTGGCTAGAGAGCCTCACCTGTAAGAccgaggttgcttacagaggttatgttTGCATACATTGGCTCAAGAGGGTCGCACTTGTAAGACAggggttgcttacagaggttatggCACTGGAAACCAAACTCAGACAAAGGTTGCTGAGTTACGTCGGGAGCGGGtcaaaaccgacagatgagcttattacctgcactaggaatagacatgcatcaaacttgtttgcgcatatttatttgtgattgtgttttctatgattgtgtgcgcttgtgattggattctatGTTCTGTAATTGCTGAGTTTGATTATACTTTGTTAACTGTTGTTATTGATTGTGAACATAACGAAACGAACTTAACTTCTAacccccgaccctactaagaactctcAAATTCTTACCCCCTATCTCGACCGCTTTCAGTTACAGGTGCGAAGGCTTAGTGCGAAACTACAAGAACATAGAAGATTCTGTTTACAAGTtgagttgttagattttatttttccctcgtcatttattgttttagtttttatagGGTAGGAGTTGTATTTGAGGATCTTTGAGTAATTCTATGTACATAACGCTACGtggatatatataatttttttatagatgATTTAAAGTACTAACTCTTCATTTTCTTGGTGAAAGTTTCGATTCGTATTCGcgaaaggctcaatattaaataaaaataatatagaatTAAAAGGTTTAGAGGTAAGTAACGTCTGaacttttagtacgatcatgaggtgctaaaagttagggtgttacagccGTCGATGGCGAGATCGAGGTGGGGATTGTTGTTACGAACAAAGAGAGGGATGGGATACCAAGGGAGCATTTTGTCAttccctcttcttttcttcgatGATAGTgaatttaatctaatttaacTGTAGAAGCAGAATCATCATCTCCATTTGATATTGTCTACCCAGTACGGGATTTTCGGTATCCATAGAAACTGTATTCCAATATTTATTTCCATGGGTTTTTGTCGCCTATAATAAACTTGGTAGGTTGCATTCGAATGGGTTGTTGCTGCATTTTCAGGTATAAACTTAAGTTGGAAAGAAAGGTTTCATTATTTTCACCAACAATGTTTTCCATTCTTCCTTCAGTTACTAATCAATATGAgacattttatttattattttttcttcataaaacctgtgtatttggaacatgcaaATGTTCCATTATCATGAGTGGGTATTTGTGGTTTATTTTTCTGTCCTGGTGAATAGATCGACACTATTAGTCTATTATCATGGAGGCAGAAATCTTCAAAGTGGATCACcacttcttttttatatatatctgAAGTTGGATGTTGTTTGCCTATGTTGACATTGATGATTCGCCATTATCAAGGGTTGAGCTCTAGGCTCTTGCAATGGCGTtaatgtttcgagggttacctgaaattgggTTGTATTTGGGACTGGACATGAGATCCAAACTCCTTCTGAGACAGTGTTAGGCTTGTTTCGTAGCCGAGGTGCCGCCGTCCGAGTTTCTCGTGATGAGATGGGGGTGGTACCTTCAAGGGACtgcgatgcttaagttagcatgagTTTTAGGCATGTTTTTAATAGATTGAGTTCTGAATATATTTGAGGGTGtcaatgtatttatagtagaattGATAACCACCATTTAGAGTAGTTTCACCTTTGACAGTGGATAACCATTCCCTTTTGTTAAGGAGATTGTTAAGATCTCATTTTTAGATAAGTAGGAGTTAGTTGAGATTCATTCATATAAGTAGGGTTGAGTTGGTTGTTGTTGCGCCCAACTTTTATGAAATCGAAAAGGATTAGATGATGCCACTTTTATTGAGTAAGTTTTTATTCATTTTGGGTCTGGCTATATTTTTTAGATCAGGATATAAATACAATCTACAGTAGTTATTAAACTTATAATGATGTACTTAACCTATGTTATTATCATAAATTTATCAGGTTTACCACTCATAGATAATTTACTATTGAAATATGTTCCATCttatgaaaattaataaattatattatgtgAAGCGTGActtttgaatataaaaataaaatatctttaatattttcgaaGTGTGTTTGGTATAAAAGTAAAACTTTAGAGGATGACATTATATTGTCATagattaagtacgattttgttttttatagtttaggtttaattttttttgtttctaatctttttttgcatacaaaatcaTCCTTCAAACttaatgtaattttaaaatcatccttttagacagactaattttttaaatgataaaaatatcatttctctctcttctcaccaccaccatcactccACCCACTATCACTCCATCACCATGTGTATCAAGAAATAACtttcaacaacaacctcaaaaaaatcaaaatcaaaatagtagtttatcactAAAACTATCATCattaataagaaataaaaaaaatcatcatcgTCAAAACAAACATTAACAAAGAAGGGAGGGAAGGGGAGGGGAGGGGAAAGGCCAGGCGCGTAACGATAACAGATGCAGGGCTGGTGCCAATGGAAGAGGCGGAAAAGCCTATTACCAGTGTGACAATGGCAGTTATGGTGGCGGCTAAGTGCGGCGAGTTCGGGAACATGACGAGAGATTGCAGTGGAGGTGGCGACGACGGTGAGTTTGGGAACATGAAAAGGGACTACAACAAAGGTGGCGGTAACGATAGTGGTTACTATAGGTGTGGTGAGGTTGGTCACTTGGCTAGGGATTGCAACAGAAAAGGTAGTTTAGGTGCTAGTAGAAATGGTGGAAAGAGCATCTGCTTCAATTGTGGGAAGTCTAGGCATTTTTTACTTTTGCAGAGAATTTTGACggtggaggagaaggaggaggggCAGTCCATATAGGAGAGGAAGAACTGGGTgttatttttgcttttgatgaagaagaaaaagagataatgaagaagaaatgaagaagaagaagaaaacgaaaaagagaaaaatattttggttcAAACGAGGATTTTAAAATTACGTTGAATCTTAAGGataattttgtatgaaaaaaaaatttgaaaccaAAAATTTTCTTGATTTATACCACATGGACCAAAATCGTATTTAACTCTTTTGTTATCGAATGAACCTTAGCTTTATTAATGTTATCTTTTGTAATTCTTTAATttggttattaaatattttaaaatacaaataactttttgattttagaatataaaagaataaacaaaaataaaatattttataaactaaagtataactaaaaagtaaaaaatgtttttgaacTATTTTACTCAAGTTAGGACTTTCTAAAAAATGGGTTGATTTGGGAGTTAAACCCCACTTTGGTCTCTAATATTGGCGAGTTGCACTGATTTGATCTCCCTAACTTTTCAATTGCTACAATTTGATccctaaattaaaaaaagtgcaTTAATATAGTCCCTCTTCAACGTTGTTAGTTTGATAGCTCAAATCTTGTCATATTGTACATATTAAAATGATGTTGTACACGTTTTGGTACTAAAAGAATACTAAATAATATCATTTCAAGGTTTGAACAAtactaaaagaaaaagtataaggaACCAAAAGTTTATCagccaaaaactaaacaaaactatattaatttatatcaataattaattaattttaaattttttaaattcaaaatttaaaaaattttaaattgattaagtaaacctaattaaaacctataaaaaccttccttttttttctcacATTAATCTATCCACTtctaacaatcacaaattcgaaaaatatataaaagaacatccatttaatatgagaaagaaacattctaatacttagtagaaaaaacatccatatatattaactcgtaaaaattttgaattcatccaaagGTATTTGGCTGAATTTTGGCTGATATACTTTTGGTTCCCTAGCTTTACTCATACTAAAATGGAGAATATAACGTTTTAGTATTGTTCAAACTCTCAAACGACGTCATTTAGTATCTTTTTAGCGTCAAAACGTATACGAAGTCATTTTAATATGTCTAGTGTGACAAGATTTGAGCTACGTCACTAATAGTGTTGAATTCTGGCGATAGAAAATACACGAGGGATTATATTAgtgcattttttttaatctggGGATCAAATTGTAACAATTAGAAAATCAATGACTAAATCAGTACAATTCACTAATCTCAGAAACCAAGTGGGATTTAACTCGTTGATTTTGTTCCTAAAATGAGTACTGTTTATGAGTCCGTGTACATGATATGAAGTATCAAGAGTGTTGTTGTTGCCTTGTTGGAGTTAGCTTTCGCTTCGAGAGACATAATACTGTCTACAGAAATTGCTTTCATGGAGCATGGTCATGCGATCACGGCACTTTCTACATGGAACTTGCTAATGTCTGCAGCTATTAATATTGGATGATCAGGCACCTGACCATATATACATTTGGATTATGCATAATTATAAATGTGTATAACTAACTATAAGCTTCTAACTTTATGCCCATGCAAAAGAATCTGGTTGTCATGTTATCACCTTATTGGGCAAGCTGCTAtgcttctctttttttaatagTAGCGATTCAAGTCAAAAGCTACCATAACAATTTTGAGTCACTCAGAAGTTGCTTCTTTGATCCACAACCATAGAAAGTATCTTAAAAATCCTAATTGTGCACTGATTAATTTAGACTATGCTTAGAATAGTATACCtttatttggaaaaaaaaaagagaagggtATAGTTTAACTTCTAAAAttatacaataaatttttatattaactattgAAAGCATGGAGATTGA
The genomic region above belongs to Arachis duranensis cultivar V14167 chromosome 3, aradu.V14167.gnm2.J7QH, whole genome shotgun sequence and contains:
- the LOC107482100 gene encoding cold shock domain-containing protein 3-like gives rise to the protein MEEAEKPITSVTMAVMVAAKCGEFGNMTRDCSGGGDDGEFGNMKRDYNKGGGNDSGYYRCGEVGHLARDCNRKGSLGASRNGGKSICFNCGKSRHFLLLQRILTVEEKEEGQSI